A single genomic interval of Flavobacterium sp. N2820 harbors:
- a CDS encoding SDR family NAD(P)-dependent oxidoreductase has product MKKTVLITGAAGGIGKQTALFFADKGWNVIATMLHLLEAEELNNNPSIRCYELDVTCSESIETAKQKIILDNPKIDVIINNAGVGYRSFVELSEDKKIDTIVDINWLGVVKVCRAFIPVFRTQKNGLFINISSIAGLVNLPLGSFYHSTKQAVESFSECMAYELYDLNIKVCTVQFGNAPTSFQKNVTKCPATSVKSYNDLMKKVTDLLQKKSNKNTNLTPLITEKLYEIAENPNKKFRRYTIGFDANLMKFLRRGLGYRLFNSLIRKYTLK; this is encoded by the coding sequence AATGTTATAGCAACCATGTTACACCTTTTGGAAGCAGAGGAATTAAATAATAATCCATCCATAAGATGTTATGAACTTGATGTAACTTGTTCTGAAAGCATTGAAACTGCAAAGCAGAAAATCATTTTAGATAATCCAAAAATTGATGTGATTATTAATAACGCAGGTGTGGGTTACAGAAGTTTTGTTGAACTTTCTGAAGATAAAAAAATTGACACTATTGTTGATATTAATTGGTTAGGAGTGGTCAAAGTTTGTAGAGCTTTTATTCCAGTTTTTAGAACACAAAAAAATGGACTTTTTATTAATATATCGTCAATCGCTGGTTTGGTAAATTTGCCTTTAGGGAGTTTTTACCATTCGACAAAGCAAGCGGTTGAAAGTTTTTCAGAATGTATGGCATATGAATTATACGATTTAAATATTAAAGTTTGTACAGTTCAGTTTGGAAACGCGCCAACTTCTTTTCAAAAAAATGTTACCAAATGTCCTGCGACTTCAGTAAAATCGTATAATGATTTGATGAAAAAAGTAACCGATTTACTTCAGAAAAAATCAAATAAAAACACAAACCTAACGCCATTAATCACTGAAAAATTATACGAAATAGCAGAAAATCCCAACAAAAAATTCAGAAGATACACCATTGGTTTTGATGCGAATTTGATGAAATTTCTCAGAAGAGGATTAGGCTACCGACTCTTTAATAGTCTAATTAGAAAATACACACTTAAATAA